A genomic segment from Aegilops tauschii subsp. strangulata cultivar AL8/78 chromosome 1, Aet v6.0, whole genome shotgun sequence encodes:
- the LOC141023374 gene encoding trifunctional UDP-glucose 4,6-dehydratase/UDP-4-keto-6-deoxy-D-glucose 3,5-epimerase/UDP-4-keto-L-rhamnose-reductase RHM1-like, whose translation MRSIFIFEENQQPKKKHVHHHLSFLTYPTTTITRIWLSSSPRRRRHQSPRYIKPLQMATYEPKNILITGAAGFIASHVANRLVRNYPRYNIVILDRVDYCSSLRNLDPSRGSPNFKFVRGDIASADLVNHLLVTESIDTVMHFAAQTHVDNSFSSSFEFTKNNVYGTHVLLEACKQVKIRRFIHVSTDEVYGETDLNAVVGNHEESRLLPTNPYSATKAGAEMLVMAYARSYNLPVITTRGNNVYGPNQFPEKLVPKFALLAMRGLPLPVYGNGSNARSYLYCEDVAEAFDVVLHIGEVGHVYNIAAAKERGVVDVARDICEILGVDPEKAIRFVEDRPFNDQRYFVDGEKMRRLGWSERTTWEEGLRKTVEWYASNAGYWGDVGVALRGQHRNWTYAASSPPADEADEDPTLKSARSKCRAML comes from the exons ATGCGGTCCATATTTATTTTCGAAGAGAATCAACAACCAAaaaaaaagcacgtgcaccaccaCCTCAGCTTCCTTACCTACCCTACCACCACCATCACCAGGATTTGGTTGAGTTCgtctccgcgccgccgccgccatcaatCTCCTCG GTATATCAAGCCACTCCAGATGGCAACCTATGAGCCCAAGAACATCCTCATAACTGGTGCCGCGGGTTTCATCGCGTCCCACGTGGCAAACCGTCTGGTCAGGAATTACCCCCGCTACAACATCGTCATCCTCGACAGGGTCGACTACTGCTCCAGCCTTAGAAACCTCGACCCTTCCCGTGGATCCCCGAATTTCAAGTTTGTCAGGGGCGACATCGCCAGTGCCGACTTGGTGAACCACCTCCTGGTCACCGAGTCGATCGATACCGTCATGCACTTTGCTGCCCAGACTCACGTCGACAACTCCTTCAGCAGTTCCTTCGAGTTCACCAAAAACAATGTGTACGGCACCCACGTCCTCCTCGAGGCATGCAAGCAGGTTAAGATCAGAAGGTTCATTCATGTCAGCACCGATGAAGTCTACGGAGAAACTGATCTCAATGCTGTTGTTGGTAACCATGAGGAATCTCGGCTGCTTCCGACAAACCCGTATTCGGCTACGAAAGCCGGGGCAGAGATGCTGGTGATGGCCTACGCAAGGTCCTATAATCTTCCGGTGATCACCACGCGAGGTAACAATGTGTATGGGCCAAACCAGTTCCCCGAGAAGCTCGTCCCCAAATTTGCTCTCTTGGCAATGAGAGGCCTGCCACTCCCGGTTTATGGGAATGGCTCGAATGCCAGGAGCTACTTGTACTGTGAGGATGTTGCTGAAGCCTTTGATGTTGTTCTTCACATAGGAGAGGTTGGGCATGTGTATAACATCGCCGCGGCTAAGGAGAGGGGAGTGGTGGATGTGGCCAGGGACATATGTGAGATTCTTGGGGTGGACCCCGAGAAGGCCATCAGGTTCGTGGAGGACAGGCCGTTCAATGACCAGAGGTACTTTGTGGACGGTGAGAAGATGAGGAGGCTGGGGTGGTCGGAGCGCACAACGTGGGAGGAGGGACTGAGGAAGACGGTGGAGTGGTACGCCAGCAATGCTGGTTACTGGGGAGATGTTGGCGTTGCCTTGCGAGGACAGCATCGTAACTGGACGTATGCTGCCTCGTCACCGCCAGCTGATGAAGCAGATGAGGATCCTACGTTGAAAAGCGCAAGATCGAAGTGCAGGGCAATGTTATAA